In one Grus americana isolate bGruAme1 chromosome 1, bGruAme1.mat, whole genome shotgun sequence genomic region, the following are encoded:
- the PVALB gene encoding parvalbumin alpha: MAMTDVLSAEDIKKAVGAFSAAESFNYKKFFEMVGLKKKSPEDVKKVFHILDKDRSGFIEEEELKFVLKGFTPDGRDLSDKETKALLAAGDKDGDGKIGADEFATMVAES, from the exons ATGGCTATGACTGACGTGCTCAGCGCTGAGGATATCAAGAAGGCTGTGGGAGCCTTTTCAG CGGCTGAATCTTTTAACTACAAGAAGTTTTTCGAGATGGTAGGATTGAAAAAGAAGAGCCCAGAAGATGTGAAGAAGGTTTTTCATATTCTTGACAAAGATCGAAGTGGTTTCATTGAAGAGGAAGAATTAAA GTTTGTACTGAAGGGCTTTACCCCAGATGGAAGAGACCTATcagacaaagaaacaaaggcTCTTCTGGCTGCTGGAGATAAAGACGGTGATGGTAAAATTGGAGCTGATG aaTTTGCAACTATGGTGGCTGAATCATAA
- the IFT27 gene encoding intraflagellar transport protein 27 homolog isoform X1 — translation MVKLAAKCLLAGDPAVGKSALAQMFRSDGAHFQKNYTLTTGIELLVKAVSVPETSDSVEFFIFDSAGKDLFSEMLEKLWEQPNVLCLVYDVTNEQSFNNCAKWLEKVKAQAVAVHIPGVLVGNKTDLVGRRVVEQKQAQEWAEKHGLEYCEMSVKEMKNFEAPFRILAKSFHQLYKEKVETFHSLA, via the exons ATGGTGAAGCTCGCTGCCAAGTGCCTTCTGGCAG gagATCCAGCTGTAGGGAAGAGTGCTTTAGCCCAGATGTTCCGCAGCGATGGGGCTCATTTTCAGAAGAACTACACACTA ACAACGGGCATAGAACTGTTGGTGAAGGCTGTATCAGTTCCAGAGACAAGTGATAGTGTG gaattcttcatttttgactctgcaggaaaagatctattttctgaaatgctggagAAACTG TGGGAGCAACCCAATGTCCTGTGCCTTGTGTATGATGTCACTAATGAGCAATCTTTCAACAACTGTGCTAAGTGGTTGGAGAAGGTGAAGGCTCAAGCAGTTGCAGTGCACATCCCAG gtgtCTTAGTGGGGAATAAAACAGACCTGGTTGGTCGTCGAGTTGTGGAGCAGAAACAAGCACAGGAGTGGGCTGAGAAACATGGCCTGGAATACTGTGAGATGTCAGTG aaggaGATGAAAAATTTTGAGGCCCCTTTCCGCATCCTGGCAAAGTCATTCCACCAACTGTACAAAGAGAAAGTGGAAACTTTTCACTCACTAGCTTGA
- the IFT27 gene encoding intraflagellar transport protein 27 homolog isoform X2 → MDCRAVERDPAVGKSALAQMFRSDGAHFQKNYTLTTGIELLVKAVSVPETSDSVEFFIFDSAGKDLFSEMLEKLWEQPNVLCLVYDVTNEQSFNNCAKWLEKVKAQAVAVHIPGVLVGNKTDLVGRRVVEQKQAQEWAEKHGLEYCEMSVKEMKNFEAPFRILAKSFHQLYKEKVETFHSLA, encoded by the exons ATGGattgcagagctgttgaaa gagATCCAGCTGTAGGGAAGAGTGCTTTAGCCCAGATGTTCCGCAGCGATGGGGCTCATTTTCAGAAGAACTACACACTA ACAACGGGCATAGAACTGTTGGTGAAGGCTGTATCAGTTCCAGAGACAAGTGATAGTGTG gaattcttcatttttgactctgcaggaaaagatctattttctgaaatgctggagAAACTG TGGGAGCAACCCAATGTCCTGTGCCTTGTGTATGATGTCACTAATGAGCAATCTTTCAACAACTGTGCTAAGTGGTTGGAGAAGGTGAAGGCTCAAGCAGTTGCAGTGCACATCCCAG gtgtCTTAGTGGGGAATAAAACAGACCTGGTTGGTCGTCGAGTTGTGGAGCAGAAACAAGCACAGGAGTGGGCTGAGAAACATGGCCTGGAATACTGTGAGATGTCAGTG aaggaGATGAAAAATTTTGAGGCCCCTTTCCGCATCCTGGCAAAGTCATTCCACCAACTGTACAAAGAGAAAGTGGAAACTTTTCACTCACTAGCTTGA